The following coding sequences lie in one Gorilla gorilla gorilla isolate KB3781 chromosome 5, NHGRI_mGorGor1-v2.1_pri, whole genome shotgun sequence genomic window:
- the LOC115935032 gene encoding large ribosomal subunit protein uL22-like translates to MVRYSLDPENPTKSCKSRGSNLRVHFKNTRETAQAIRGMHIRKATKYLKDVTLQKQCVPFRRYNGGVGRCAQAKQWGWTQGRWPKKSAEFLLHMLKNAESNAELKGLDVDSLVIEHIQVNKAPKMRRRTYRAHGRINPYMSSPCHIEMILTEKEQIVPKPEEEVAQKKKISQKKLKKQKLMARE, encoded by the coding sequence ATGGTTCGCTATTCACTTGACCCGGAGAACCCCACGAAATCATGCAAATCGAGAGGTTCCAATCTTCGTGTTCACTTTAAGAACACTCGTGAAACTGCTCAGGCCATCAGGGGTATGCATATACGAAAAGCCACGAAGTATCTGAAAGATGTCACTTTACAGAAACAGTGTGTACCATTCCGACGTTACAATGGTGGAGTTGGCAGGTGTGCGCAGGCCAAGCAGTGGGGCTGGACACAAGGTCGGTGGCCCAAAAAGAGTGCTGAATTTTTGCTACACATGCTTAAAAACGCAGAGAGTAATGCTGAACTTAAGGGTTTAGATGTAGATTCTCTGGTCATTGAGCATATCCAAGTGAACAAAGCACCTAAGATGCGCCGCCGGACCTACAGAGCTCATGGTCGGATTAACCCATACATGAGCTCTCCCTGCCACATTGAGATGATCCTTACGGAAAAGGAACAGATTGTTCCTAAACCAGAAGAGGAGGTTGCCCAGAAGAAAAAGATATCccagaagaaactgaagaaacaaaaacttatggCACGGGAGTAA